Proteins from a genomic interval of Mesobacillus sp. S13:
- a CDS encoding ATP-dependent DNA helicase encodes MQKVVKIPVRTLAEYVYKSGSIVSGFSSTSSFTEGSRIHREVQKTYNEQDQSEVYLKAEIEYENLHFMIEGRCDGLLENNGHMTIDEIKSTSLSLDVINEESNLAHWAQAECYAYMYMQDHELDCIDIQLTYVQKSSGEIKRFRKTQTTDEINEAMRYMLSMFAPYAKLRLAHELKRNQSIKELAFPFPHYRKGQRQLAGSVYKTILEKKTIFASAPTGIGKTISTIFPAIKAIGEEHLGKIFYLTAKTTTRQTAEEAYSQLFSEGLQMKVVTITAKDKVCFTGQGICNKEHCEFADGYYDKINDAILDILQNENSINRHCIDRYAFEHKICPFEFSLDLAYSADTVICDYNYIFDPKVSLKRLFDDQKKATVLLVDEAHNLVDRGRDMYSSTLEKAPFLQLKREFKGKNENIHKISKLINDYFIKVKKQAEASKTIEFVEPLGEFNQLVSDFIELAEQELLSERSENPELLLETYFAAQNWQRISKLYDERFILYAEIQRNEVKIKQFCLDPSYLIKQAGKSFKARVFFSATLSPTGYYRDLLGGEEDDYIVRIPSPFSQEQTQVMVKPISTRFKDRENSIKPIVKTLVETIQTKPGNYLIFFPSYLYLNSVLEEWNLGNYGIPSIVQDTGMGDTEREAYLESFKPGRSDSLVGFAVLGGIFSEGVDLKGDRLNGVLIVGVGLPQIGFERDLIKRHFSSHGKNGYDYAYVYPGMNKVLQAGGRLIRSEKDTGTIILMDDRYLQSKYQFLLPDLWKSYRIT; translated from the coding sequence ATGCAGAAGGTAGTGAAGATACCGGTGAGGACTTTGGCTGAGTATGTATATAAAAGTGGGAGTATCGTATCTGGATTCAGCTCAACTTCGTCTTTTACCGAAGGATCTCGAATCCATCGAGAAGTCCAAAAAACATATAATGAACAAGATCAAAGTGAAGTCTATTTAAAGGCTGAAATTGAATATGAAAATCTTCATTTTATGATTGAAGGGCGTTGTGACGGTCTTCTTGAAAACAATGGACACATGACAATCGATGAAATTAAATCAACCTCCTTAAGCCTGGATGTGATCAATGAAGAAAGTAATCTTGCTCACTGGGCCCAGGCAGAATGCTATGCGTATATGTACATGCAGGACCATGAACTGGATTGCATCGATATCCAGCTTACGTATGTACAGAAATCTTCCGGTGAAATAAAAAGGTTCCGTAAGACTCAGACAACTGACGAGATCAACGAAGCTATGCGGTACATGTTATCCATGTTTGCTCCTTATGCAAAATTGCGATTAGCGCATGAATTGAAAAGGAATCAAAGTATTAAAGAATTGGCATTTCCTTTTCCTCACTATCGTAAAGGGCAGCGTCAGCTAGCTGGTTCGGTCTACAAGACCATTCTTGAAAAAAAGACCATTTTTGCAAGTGCTCCAACTGGCATCGGTAAGACCATTTCTACCATCTTCCCGGCAATTAAAGCTATAGGTGAAGAGCATCTGGGAAAGATTTTTTACCTGACTGCTAAAACAACGACCAGGCAAACAGCTGAAGAAGCTTATAGTCAACTGTTTTCCGAAGGCCTTCAAATGAAAGTAGTGACTATAACGGCAAAGGATAAGGTATGTTTTACCGGTCAGGGGATATGCAATAAAGAGCATTGTGAGTTTGCGGACGGTTATTATGACAAAATCAATGACGCTATACTTGATATTTTGCAAAATGAAAACTCTATAAATCGACATTGTATAGACCGATATGCATTTGAACACAAGATTTGCCCTTTTGAATTTTCCCTAGATCTTGCGTATAGTGCGGACACAGTCATATGTGATTATAACTATATATTTGACCCGAAAGTTTCTTTAAAGCGTTTATTTGATGATCAAAAAAAAGCAACAGTCCTTCTTGTTGATGAAGCTCATAATCTGGTTGACAGAGGGAGGGATATGTATTCATCCACTCTGGAAAAGGCACCTTTTTTGCAGCTTAAGAGGGAGTTTAAGGGGAAGAACGAAAACATACATAAAATTTCCAAGCTAATAAACGACTATTTTATCAAGGTGAAAAAGCAGGCTGAAGCTTCAAAAACAATCGAATTTGTAGAGCCTCTTGGGGAATTCAATCAGTTGGTATCGGACTTTATTGAACTTGCTGAACAGGAACTGTTAAGCGAAAGATCTGAGAATCCTGAATTGTTGCTTGAAACCTATTTTGCAGCGCAGAATTGGCAAAGAATTAGCAAGCTTTATGATGAACGGTTCATTTTATATGCAGAGATACAAAGGAATGAAGTGAAAATAAAGCAATTTTGCCTTGATCCTTCTTATCTAATCAAGCAAGCAGGTAAAAGTTTCAAAGCCCGTGTTTTCTTTTCGGCGACTTTGAGCCCTACTGGATATTACCGTGATCTGTTGGGCGGAGAAGAAGATGATTATATTGTCCGAATTCCTTCCCCATTTTCCCAAGAACAGACCCAGGTAATGGTCAAGCCTATTTCGACTAGATTCAAGGATAGAGAAAACTCGATAAAACCGATTGTCAAAACACTTGTCGAAACCATTCAGACTAAGCCAGGCAACTACTTGATCTTCTTTCCATCCTATCTCTATCTTAATTCGGTGTTGGAAGAATGGAACCTTGGCAATTATGGCATACCGTCGATTGTACAGGATACAGGAATGGGAGATACCGAACGTGAAGCGTATCTGGAATCCTTTAAACCAGGAAGATCAGACTCACTGGTAGGTTTCGCTGTCCTTGGTGGAATCTTTTCAGAAGGAGTTGATTTAAAGGGGGACCGATTGAATGGTGTGTTGATAGTGGGAGTTGGACTGCCTCAAATTGGCTTCGAGCGGGATTTGATCAAACGGCATTTTTCCTCCCACGGTAAAAATGGATATGATTACGCCTATGTTTATCCAGGTATGAACAAAGTCCTGCAAGCAGGCGGCAGACTGATTCGTTCAGAAAAAGATACAGGAACCATTATATTGATGGATGATCGTTATTTACAGTCTAAATATCAGTTTTTGCTGCCAGATTTATGGAAAAGTTATCGTATAACATAG
- a CDS encoding helix-turn-helix domain-containing protein: MQFGPLIKFYRIQQGLTQKELANGICSVPHLSKIESNAKEANQETMGLLLERLGVNLSSITENEGQIKLLVSELNEKIDYYLNDEADEVMKSLQEFEGIIPFSTNLHTYELAKYRYLIFKGKILEASKQFELLNKQKNIFSQPQMALFSYLNAVWLLKKGNCRKADEILSSIGKASKVEISRGELLYHRALAKSSLEEPGYAIYYGKLALEEFMVDHNFKRILHVLILLGINYTHSKIYEEAQDCFKHLIRNAELLKESKLLPEIYHNMGYLQKKLNKFQEAIVFFEKSKAMQTQINLHYLITSYSIGEINLELGNLDKAREAFQEVQEVSKKLDNRKYKILSNYYLMNLDSPEKSLAYSETKVIPFLEESDGKSEELIGFYKMLSNHYQNIGRFDQAVKYIQKIN; this comes from the coding sequence ATGCAGTTTGGACCACTCATTAAATTTTATAGGATTCAACAAGGTCTAACACAAAAGGAACTGGCAAATGGCATATGTTCAGTTCCCCATTTGAGCAAGATTGAAAGTAATGCCAAAGAAGCCAACCAGGAAACAATGGGGCTGCTGCTTGAAAGGCTTGGCGTAAACCTTTCTTCCATTACGGAAAATGAAGGGCAGATTAAGCTGCTAGTAAGCGAACTGAATGAGAAGATCGATTATTACTTAAATGACGAAGCTGACGAAGTAATGAAGAGCCTACAAGAGTTTGAAGGAATAATACCTTTTTCAACAAATTTACATACATATGAGCTAGCTAAATATAGATACCTTATTTTCAAGGGTAAGATATTAGAAGCAAGTAAGCAATTTGAACTTTTGAATAAGCAGAAGAATATATTTTCCCAACCTCAGATGGCTTTATTTTCCTATCTTAATGCTGTATGGTTATTAAAGAAAGGTAATTGTAGAAAAGCAGATGAGATTTTAAGTTCGATTGGCAAAGCTTCTAAGGTAGAAATATCCAGAGGAGAATTACTATATCACCGGGCTCTGGCCAAGAGTTCTCTTGAAGAACCAGGATACGCTATTTATTACGGCAAATTAGCCTTAGAAGAATTTATGGTAGACCATAACTTCAAAAGGATCTTGCATGTATTGATTTTATTAGGGATCAATTATACGCATTCAAAGATTTATGAAGAAGCTCAGGATTGTTTTAAACATTTAATTCGGAATGCAGAATTATTAAAAGAAAGCAAACTCCTGCCAGAAATATATCATAATATGGGTTACTTGCAAAAAAAACTTAATAAATTTCAGGAAGCTATTGTTTTTTTTGAAAAAAGTAAAGCAATGCAGACACAGATTAATCTTCATTATTTAATCACATCTTATTCTATTGGTGAAATTAACTTGGAGCTTGGCAATTTGGATAAAGCAAGAGAGGCTTTTCAAGAGGTTCAAGAAGTATCAAAGAAGTTGGATAATCGCAAGTATAAGATTCTATCAAATTATTACCTTATGAACCTTGACTCTCCTGAAAAATCACTTGCATATTCCGAAACGAAAGTGATCCCTTTCTTAGAAGAAAGTGATGGGAAAAGTGAGGAATTAATCGGATTTTACAAAATGCTATCGAATCACTATCAAAATATAGGCAGGTTCGATCAAGCAGTAAAATATATTCAAAAAATTAATTAA
- a CDS encoding S8 family peptidase: MKKKRILGSAVLSLAMGVSLFATGAFGAGVQESQDTYRVLIKGPSAEKAKVKDQYGKRWDFGKQGFTAEVNSKQYQALLKNKNIEVSQVGIHTIDARVEGNSNSKGKGKGDYTVQASYPSDQTPWGIQAIYNDNYIQATSGGNGIKVAVLDTGINRNHIDLTDNVEQCKDFTQSYSSMVNGSCTDRQGHGTHVAGTAVANGGYDGAGVYGVAPEAELWGYKVLGDNGSGYSDDIAGAIRHAADEGVRTGTKVVISMSLGSSGKDSMIASAVDYAYSKGALVVAAAGNSGPSANTIGYPGALTNAIAVASLDNTFVNGTHKVSDFSSRGNPYTDGDYYIQEKDVEVAAPGGGIYSTAVDGNYTTMSGTSMATPHISGLAAKLWSANKSWSNSQLRSEIQRRAKLYDIKGGSGAATGDDYASGFGFPRVR; encoded by the coding sequence ATGAAGAAGAAGAGAATACTCGGATCAGCAGTACTTAGTTTAGCAATGGGTGTTTCATTGTTTGCAACAGGGGCTTTTGGTGCGGGAGTGCAAGAGAGCCAGGATACTTATCGAGTTTTAATTAAAGGTCCGAGTGCAGAAAAAGCAAAAGTAAAAGATCAATATGGAAAGAGATGGGATTTTGGCAAACAAGGATTTACAGCAGAGGTAAATAGTAAACAATATCAAGCTTTGCTTAAGAACAAAAATATCGAAGTGTCTCAGGTAGGGATTCACACCATTGATGCACGTGTTGAAGGAAATAGCAATAGCAAAGGAAAAGGCAAGGGTGATTATACAGTCCAGGCATCTTATCCATCTGATCAGACTCCTTGGGGCATCCAAGCAATCTATAACGATAATTACATCCAAGCCACGAGCGGTGGTAATGGAATCAAGGTAGCTGTCCTGGATACAGGTATCAACCGGAACCACATTGATTTAACTGACAATGTTGAACAATGTAAAGATTTTACCCAATCATATTCTTCAATGGTTAATGGGTCTTGTACTGACCGTCAAGGGCATGGCACACATGTTGCCGGAACAGCTGTTGCCAATGGCGGGTACGATGGTGCTGGGGTATATGGGGTAGCACCTGAAGCGGAACTGTGGGGATACAAGGTTTTAGGAGATAATGGTTCTGGTTACTCAGATGATATCGCAGGAGCAATCCGTCATGCTGCAGATGAAGGTGTACGTACAGGAACCAAAGTCGTCATCTCAATGTCACTGGGTTCAAGCGGCAAAGATTCAATGATCGCGAGTGCAGTTGACTATGCATACAGCAAAGGTGCACTGGTTGTCGCGGCTGCAGGTAACAGTGGACCAAGTGCAAACACCATTGGTTATCCTGGTGCTTTAACAAATGCAATTGCTGTTGCGTCACTGGATAATACATTCGTAAATGGAACACATAAAGTATCTGACTTCTCTTCTCGCGGTAACCCATATACTGACGGTGACTATTATATCCAGGAAAAAGACGTTGAAGTAGCAGCACCAGGCGGCGGCATCTATTCAACAGCTGTTGACGGAAACTATACGACTATGAGCGGTACATCAATGGCAACGCCACATATTTCCGGACTTGCAGCAAAATTATGGTCTGCGAATAAGTCTTGGAGCAATTCACAGCTTCGATCTGAAATTCAAAGACGTGCGAAACTGTATGACATCAAAGGTGGATCAGGCGCAGCTACGGGCGATGACTATGCTTCAGGGTTCGGTTTCCCACGAGTGAGATAA
- a CDS encoding B12-binding domain-containing protein codes for MDKAIELSQLLLDGDQDASWELLEDEMEASKDSLYIYENIITAAMRHIGHLWETNKITVADEHLATSTCDYILARYSWQKGRDMQISSIGKKAMFLCVENEQHYLGLKMASQLFSEYGWETKFHGPNLPLEYIKKAAEEWKPDAICLSFSILYHAEQLRPYIKELEELPCRPAVIVGGRLLSQYEFDRYGSEQTLFLKNLKDINDWLDRHQHGVKTNVGS; via the coding sequence ATGGACAAGGCTATAGAGCTTTCTCAGCTCTTGCTTGATGGTGACCAGGATGCCTCCTGGGAACTATTGGAAGATGAGATGGAGGCATCGAAAGACAGTTTATATATCTATGAAAACATCATTACGGCTGCCATGAGGCATATCGGGCATTTGTGGGAGACAAATAAAATTACGGTTGCCGATGAGCATTTGGCAACTTCGACATGTGATTATATATTGGCTCGATACAGTTGGCAAAAGGGCAGGGATATGCAAATTTCCTCAATTGGGAAAAAAGCGATGTTTCTTTGTGTTGAGAATGAACAGCACTATCTTGGATTGAAAATGGCTAGCCAATTGTTCAGTGAATATGGTTGGGAAACAAAATTCCATGGGCCGAATCTTCCCCTTGAATATATTAAAAAGGCCGCCGAGGAATGGAAGCCGGATGCAATATGCCTCTCTTTTTCGATTCTTTATCATGCGGAACAGCTTCGTCCTTATATTAAGGAGTTAGAGGAGCTGCCGTGCCGTCCAGCTGTGATTGTAGGTGGGCGATTGTTAAGCCAGTATGAATTTGACCGTTATGGATCGGAACAGACGCTTTTCCTTAAAAATCTTAAAGACATAAATGATTGGCTGGACCGTCATCAGCACGGAGTGAAAACAAATGTCGGATCTTAA
- a CDS encoding antibiotic biosynthesis monooxygenase family protein encodes MYIVHSTVNIPEGKVDEVIGIYQKRSRLVDEYEGFISFNLLQNEQKPSELTVQICWESKENYIKYITSDAYKKVHELEKNYPDQELATIRPTVGRYQVVAK; translated from the coding sequence ATGTATATCGTACATTCAACTGTAAATATACCAGAGGGTAAGGTTGATGAGGTGATAGGAATCTATCAAAAAAGATCACGCCTGGTAGATGAGTATGAAGGATTCATTTCCTTTAACTTGCTTCAAAACGAGCAAAAACCATCAGAGTTGACCGTCCAAATCTGCTGGGAATCAAAGGAAAATTATATAAAATATATTACGAGTGACGCCTATAAAAAAGTTCATGAACTTGAAAAGAATTATCCTGATCAGGAACTTGCTACCATACGTCCAACTGTTGGACGATACCAGGTGGTAGCTAAATGA
- a CDS encoding IS1182 family transposase — MLSKNNPIQRDQLEMVALDQLVPMEHLVRKMEAAIDFSFIYDLVKDVYSEVGRPSIDPVILIKLTFIQYTFGIRSMRQTIAEVETNMAYRWFLGYGFHDKVPHFSTFGKNYERRFKDTDLFEQIFYRILKTAADKKLISAEHVFIDSTHVKASANKHKFEKKVVRKETRAYQEKLQEEINQDREEHGKKPFPPDKFDKEESKEIKESTTDPESGYYVKDERTKQFAYSFHAASDRNGFVLGTIVTPGNTHDSLILEPLVEQVIEKVGKPKAVAADAAYKTPAITKFLFENEITPALPYTRPRTKDGFFRKYDYVYDEFYDCYLCPAGEILRYSTTTKEGYREYKSPKHICATCPFLAQCTESKDHQKVVTRHIWHEYLEEADHLRHQSEVKQIYAKRKETIERVFADAKEKHGMRWTTLRGLKKLSMQAMLTFAALNLKKMANWTWRSPVMA; from the coding sequence ATGCTTTCAAAGAACAATCCAATCCAACGAGATCAATTAGAAATGGTTGCTTTAGACCAACTGGTTCCTATGGAACATTTAGTCCGTAAAATGGAAGCAGCCATAGATTTTTCTTTCATTTATGACTTGGTGAAAGATGTGTATTCGGAAGTAGGGCGCCCAAGCATTGACCCTGTGATTTTAATTAAACTCACTTTTATTCAATATACCTTTGGCATTCGTTCCATGCGCCAGACCATTGCCGAAGTAGAAACGAACATGGCTTACCGCTGGTTTTTGGGTTATGGATTCCATGATAAAGTGCCCCACTTCTCCACCTTCGGGAAGAATTACGAACGCCGTTTTAAAGACACTGATTTGTTTGAACAGATTTTCTATCGAATTCTTAAGACCGCAGCTGATAAGAAACTTATTAGTGCAGAACACGTCTTCATTGATTCAACCCACGTTAAAGCAAGTGCGAATAAGCATAAATTCGAGAAGAAAGTAGTGCGGAAGGAAACACGGGCGTATCAAGAGAAACTCCAGGAAGAAATCAATCAAGATCGGGAAGAACATGGGAAGAAGCCTTTTCCTCCTGATAAATTCGACAAGGAAGAATCGAAGGAAATAAAGGAAAGCACGACCGATCCGGAGAGTGGATACTACGTCAAGGATGAACGGACAAAGCAGTTTGCCTACTCCTTTCATGCGGCATCAGACCGAAATGGATTTGTCCTAGGAACAATTGTGACACCTGGTAACACCCATGACAGCCTGATCCTTGAACCACTGGTAGAACAAGTAATAGAGAAAGTTGGAAAGCCCAAAGCCGTTGCGGCCGACGCAGCCTATAAAACTCCAGCCATTACGAAGTTTCTGTTTGAAAATGAAATAACTCCGGCTTTGCCTTATACCCGACCACGAACGAAGGACGGATTCTTCCGTAAATATGACTATGTATATGACGAATTTTATGACTGTTACTTGTGTCCTGCCGGTGAGATCCTAAGGTATTCCACCACTACAAAAGAGGGATATCGTGAGTACAAATCTCCCAAACATATCTGCGCCACCTGCCCATTTTTAGCGCAATGTACAGAAAGCAAAGACCACCAAAAGGTGGTAACGCGCCACATCTGGCATGAGTATTTGGAAGAGGCAGACCATTTAAGGCACCAATCAGAAGTAAAACAAATCTATGCGAAGCGCAAAGAAACCATTGAGCGCGTATTCGCAGATGCAAAAGAAAAGCATGGCATGCGTTGGACAACCCTAAGGGGACTTAAAAAATTGTCGATGCAGGCGATGCTTACTTTCGCTGCATTGAACTTGAAGAAGATGGCCAACTGGACATGGAGAAGTCCAGTAATGGCCTAA
- the ltaE gene encoding low-specificity L-threonine aldolase yields MIDLRSDTVTKPTEEMRKAMYTADVGDDVYREDPTVRELEDTAAELLGKEAALFVTSGTQGNQIAVLTHCRPGQELLLEEESHIFYYESGAVAALAGVQTRTIPGHRGAMDPQDVLRSIRTEDIHFPETGLICLENTHNRAGGAVIPVDNMKAIYNIAQANKVPVHLDGARLFNAAAAAGVDAKEFAKYTDTVQICLSKGLGAPVGSIIAGDAEFITTARKWRKRLGGGLRQVGVIAAPGLIALTKMKDRLGEDQWNARILAEAIEAIPGMKLARQPETNIVVADVAGLNITSDVFVERLRGEGILSGTFGPTFVRFVTHYDVNEDQIQKSIEAIAKVARQ; encoded by the coding sequence ATGATTGATTTAAGAAGCGATACTGTCACAAAACCAACAGAAGAAATGCGTAAAGCCATGTACACAGCTGATGTGGGGGATGATGTCTATCGAGAGGACCCAACAGTCAGGGAGTTGGAAGATACCGCAGCCGAATTACTTGGTAAGGAAGCAGCTTTGTTTGTTACGAGCGGGACACAGGGAAATCAAATTGCTGTTCTGACACATTGCCGGCCAGGACAGGAATTACTTTTAGAGGAAGAATCACATATCTTCTATTATGAATCAGGTGCTGTAGCTGCCCTTGCTGGAGTACAGACAAGGACCATTCCAGGGCACAGGGGAGCAATGGACCCACAGGATGTTTTAAGGTCGATCAGAACGGAAGATATCCATTTTCCGGAAACTGGATTGATTTGTTTGGAGAATACTCACAACCGAGCAGGAGGAGCAGTCATACCGGTTGATAATATGAAAGCGATCTATAATATTGCCCAAGCAAATAAAGTACCTGTTCATCTTGACGGTGCCAGATTGTTCAATGCCGCAGCTGCTGCAGGCGTGGATGCTAAGGAATTTGCTAAGTATACAGATACTGTCCAAATTTGTCTTTCAAAGGGACTTGGAGCTCCTGTGGGCTCTATCATAGCTGGTGATGCTGAATTCATTACGACTGCCCGCAAATGGAGAAAGCGCCTTGGTGGCGGTTTGAGACAAGTTGGTGTCATTGCGGCACCTGGTTTAATTGCGTTGACGAAAATGAAAGATCGGCTTGGAGAAGACCAATGGAATGCTAGGATACTGGCAGAAGCAATTGAAGCAATTCCAGGTATGAAGCTTGCCCGGCAGCCTGAAACGAATATAGTTGTCGCAGATGTTGCAGGTCTGAACATTACTTCCGATGTTTTTGTTGAGAGGCTTCGAGGTGAAGGAATTCTCTCTGGTACCTTTGGCCCTACTTTTGTTAGGTTTGTAACCCATTATGATGTAAATGAAGATCAAATTCAGAAGTCAATCGAAGCGATAGCCAAGGTTGCCAGACAATAA
- a CDS encoding CBS domain-containing protein, producing MNIEKVMTRNVEYCKPDTPIHEVAAKMKDLDVGVMPICDNDQLTGLATDRDIVLKAVAQNTSMDTPISEVMTADPVRGTINMTAEEAADLMADAQIRRLPIVEDGKMVGIVSLGDLAVTDKMVDEAGEALEDISTPSQPEK from the coding sequence ATGAATATCGAAAAAGTAATGACCAGAAATGTAGAGTATTGCAAGCCTGATACACCAATCCATGAGGTAGCAGCAAAAATGAAGGATTTAGATGTGGGTGTAATGCCGATCTGTGATAATGACCAATTGACAGGTTTAGCTACCGACAGGGATATTGTGTTGAAAGCAGTTGCCCAAAACACATCAATGGATACACCTATTTCTGAGGTCATGACAGCCGACCCTGTTCGCGGGACAATCAATATGACTGCTGAAGAAGCAGCAGATTTAATGGCAGACGCACAAATTCGCAGACTTCCAATAGTAGAGGACGGTAAGATGGTTGGAATTGTATCCCTAGGTGATCTTGCTGTCACTGATAAAATGGTGGATGAGGCAGGAGAGGCTCTAGAAGATATCTCCACTCCCTCTCAACCAGAAAAATAA
- a CDS encoding STAS domain-containing protein yields the protein MNRLKELEDKIQEYETIISEMSAPIIPSIVPQTILVPITGLIRAERFDKIRGKLLAFIHNKDIETAIIDLTDISGERVEDICLEEIGRELHDLDSSISLMGVKTLFVGMNPELVKRMVLDGIKLEAQTFSTFQSALKHLMKEKGLEFRKISE from the coding sequence ATGAACAGGCTGAAAGAACTAGAAGATAAAATTCAAGAATATGAGACAATTATTTCTGAGATGTCCGCACCAATAATACCTTCCATTGTCCCACAAACAATCCTGGTGCCAATCACAGGTTTAATTAGAGCTGAACGGTTTGATAAAATCCGCGGAAAGTTGCTCGCCTTTATTCATAATAAGGATATTGAAACCGCAATCATTGATTTGACTGATATAAGTGGAGAAAGAGTTGAGGATATTTGCCTTGAGGAAATAGGAAGAGAGCTGCATGATTTGGATTCTTCCATTTCTTTGATGGGGGTTAAAACTTTATTTGTGGGTATGAATCCTGAGCTTGTCAAACGAATGGTACTTGATGGAATAAAATTAGAGGCGCAAACATTTTCGACTTTTCAATCAGCGTTGAAGCATTTAATGAAAGAAAAAGGGTTGGAATTCAGAAAAATATCAGAATAA
- a CDS encoding BA3454 family stress response protein → MREVTVSVDLKGKNYLTNVIADCETSEEEIMEMARKQVQEQWLF, encoded by the coding sequence ATGAGAGAAGTAACAGTTTCTGTAGATTTAAAGGGGAAAAATTATTTAACGAATGTCATTGCTGATTGTGAAACATCAGAGGAAGAAATCATGGAGATGGCACGAAAGCAAGTTCAAGAGCAATGGCTCTTTTAA
- a CDS encoding anti-sigma regulatory factor yields the protein MTEPIIININNEFDIVLARQKGREVSKELQFGGVDQARITTAISELARNIYLYAGSGRITIDVLEDNGRRGIRISAADEGPGINDIRMVLQDGYSTSGGLGAGLPGVKRLMDSFDIDSSPGTGTEITITKWAR from the coding sequence ATGACAGAACCGATTATTATTAATATTAATAATGAATTTGATATAGTACTTGCCCGTCAAAAAGGAAGAGAAGTTTCGAAAGAACTCCAATTTGGCGGCGTTGACCAGGCAAGAATAACAACAGCCATTTCTGAACTTGCAAGAAACATTTATTTATATGCGGGAAGCGGCAGGATTACTATTGACGTATTAGAAGATAACGGAAGACGAGGAATTCGGATTTCTGCAGCTGATGAAGGTCCCGGCATTAATGACATCAGGATGGTTTTGCAGGATGGTTATTCTACCTCTGGAGGCCTTGGTGCAGGGCTCCCAGGAGTTAAAAGGTTGATGGACAGCTTCGATATTGATTCAAGCCCCGGAACTGGTACCGAAATCACGATTACCAAATGGGCAAGATAA
- a CDS encoding STAS domain-containing protein, with protein MRIPILKLKDYLLVSIQVELDDQTVLTFQEDLLNKIKDTGAKGVVIDLTSVDMIDSFIAKVLGDVIVMTSLMGTKAVLTGIQPAVAITLIELGITLENVHTALDLEQGISILSQLLEG; from the coding sequence ATGAGAATTCCTATTTTAAAATTAAAAGACTATTTATTGGTTTCAATTCAAGTAGAACTAGATGACCAGACGGTACTTACTTTTCAAGAAGACCTGTTAAATAAAATTAAAGATACAGGAGCAAAAGGTGTTGTCATCGATTTGACTTCTGTCGATATGATTGATTCTTTCATTGCAAAAGTATTAGGCGACGTAATCGTAATGACAAGCCTGATGGGCACTAAAGCTGTGCTGACCGGTATCCAACCTGCAGTCGCTATTACCTTGATTGAACTTGGCATAACGTTGGAAAATGTCCATACTGCACTGGATCTTGAACAAGGAATTTCGATTTTAAGCCAATTGTTAGAGGGTTAG